A section of the Verrucomicrobium sp. GAS474 genome encodes:
- a CDS encoding phosphate ABC transporter substrate-binding protein produces the protein MKRLLLSMLAVSAFAVGAHAQKIVIKGSDTLGAKFVPQLAEAFKASHPGVSFEIAAEGSTTGISAIIDGTADIGMASRRAKDTEMSAGQLNGVEMKPVIVALDGIGVVINAGNPVANLSKAQVEQIFTGAITDWAAVGGKPGKISIYTRNTSSGTYSEFKEMAMSKKDYAPSSQKLAGNEQIASEVGKNANGIGYVGIAYIGAPGIKAVAVNGAPLTPASVQNHSWPYWRPTFYYTNGAPKGVVKEFVDFTTSSAGQAIGVKVGFVPINK, from the coding sequence ATGAAGCGTCTCCTCCTCTCCATGCTGGCCGTCTCGGCGTTCGCCGTCGGCGCCCACGCCCAGAAGATCGTCATCAAGGGCTCCGATACCCTCGGCGCCAAGTTCGTCCCCCAGCTCGCCGAAGCCTTCAAGGCCTCGCACCCTGGCGTCTCCTTTGAAATCGCCGCCGAAGGCTCGACCACCGGCATCTCCGCGATCATCGACGGCACCGCCGACATCGGCATGGCCAGCCGCCGCGCCAAGGACACCGAAATGTCCGCCGGCCAGCTCAACGGCGTCGAGATGAAGCCCGTGATCGTCGCCCTCGACGGCATCGGCGTCGTCATCAACGCGGGCAACCCCGTCGCGAACCTCAGCAAGGCGCAGGTCGAGCAGATCTTCACCGGCGCGATCACCGATTGGGCCGCCGTCGGCGGCAAGCCCGGCAAGATCTCGATCTACACCCGGAACACCTCCTCGGGCACCTACAGCGAGTTCAAGGAAATGGCGATGAGCAAGAAGGACTACGCCCCGTCCTCGCAGAAGCTCGCCGGTAACGAGCAGATCGCCTCCGAAGTCGGCAAGAACGCCAACGGCATCGGCTACGTCGGCATCGCCTACATCGGCGCCCCCGGCATCAAGGCCGTCGCCGTCAACGGCGCTCCCCTGACCCCCGCCTCGGTCCAGAACCACAGCTGGCCCTACTGGCGCCCCACCTTCTACTACACCAACGGCGCCCCCAAGGGTGTGGTGAAGGAATTCGTCGATTTCACCACCAGCTCCGCTGGCCAGGCGATCGGCGTCAAGGTCGGCTTCGTCCCGATCAACAAGTAG
- a CDS encoding M15 family metallopeptidase: protein MPALRPLSFPGLSAVSAFLLLVVGFFLPLSAPGAELKPRLHILSDPADYRAEVRADPSRRLVDLREAIPGLAVDLRYATERNFLHAILYDADRPLLRAPAAARLREVEDDLRGEGLGLVIYDAYRPYAVTRRMWQEQSARYALYLSPPSLGSDHNRGVAVDVGLVDLKSAKRLPMPTDFDAFTPKAAHAWPAARLSDAEAANRARLLATMTRHGFHPYEGEWWHYALNGAKDYSVLDLPLSTFEKGAGIAKAPEKAAK, encoded by the coding sequence GTGCCCGCCCTCCGTCCGCTTTCCTTCCCGGGCCTTTCCGCCGTCTCCGCCTTCCTCCTCCTCGTCGTCGGTTTTTTTCTTCCGCTTTCCGCGCCGGGTGCCGAACTGAAGCCGAGGCTCCACATCCTTTCCGATCCCGCCGATTACCGGGCCGAGGTCCGGGCCGATCCCTCCCGGCGGCTCGTCGACCTTCGTGAGGCGATCCCCGGCCTCGCCGTCGACCTCCGCTACGCCACCGAGCGTAACTTCCTCCACGCCATCCTTTACGACGCGGATCGCCCCCTCCTGCGCGCCCCCGCCGCCGCCCGCCTGCGGGAGGTCGAGGACGATCTGCGGGGCGAGGGCCTCGGGCTGGTGATTTACGACGCCTACCGCCCCTACGCCGTCACCCGCCGGATGTGGCAGGAGCAGTCGGCCCGCTATGCCCTCTACCTCTCCCCGCCTTCGCTCGGGTCGGACCATAACCGGGGGGTCGCCGTCGACGTCGGGCTGGTCGACCTGAAGTCGGCGAAACGGCTCCCCATGCCGACCGATTTCGACGCCTTCACCCCGAAGGCGGCCCACGCCTGGCCTGCCGCGAGGCTCTCCGACGCCGAGGCGGCGAACCGGGCGCGGCTGTTGGCGACGATGACGCGGCACGGCTTCCACCCCTACGAGGGGGAGTGGTGGCACTACGCCCTGAACGGGGCGAAGGACTACAGCGTCCTCGACCTCCCGCTCTCGACCTTCGAGAAGGGAGCCGGGATTGCCAAAGCGCCCGAAAAGGCGGCAAAATAA
- the pstA gene encoding phosphate ABC transporter permease PstA codes for MSAMPPPHKFQHRPTFSTRIEAAWFGMFRFVTYLVLFCALGIFGTIVVKGAPVIFKTHFPFVNVAFLTEKPETLHVIPMADGTKLELGDTEYRARLDKGEQLPPEEANYVYAAGGIFPCIVGTVLLVVGSMTIALFLGVSSAIFLSEYSKRGPIIAAIRLAILNLSGVPSIVFGLFGYSLFCITFGWHTSLMAGWFTLAFMVLPVVITASEESLQAVPKGFREGSLALGATQWQTIWNNVLPYALPGILTSSILGISRVAGETAPIMFTAAFIMRDKLPWQVDRAIDFFFQGVMALPYHIYVVSSKVPQNAYTEKVQYGTAFVFLVVVVGIAMSAVWLRIKMRNRFKW; via the coding sequence ATGAGCGCCATGCCCCCCCCCCACAAGTTCCAGCATCGCCCCACGTTCTCGACCCGCATCGAGGCCGCCTGGTTCGGGATGTTCCGTTTCGTCACCTACCTCGTCCTCTTCTGCGCCCTCGGCATCTTCGGCACCATCGTCGTGAAGGGCGCGCCGGTCATCTTCAAGACCCACTTCCCCTTCGTCAACGTCGCCTTCCTCACCGAGAAGCCGGAGACCCTCCACGTCATCCCGATGGCCGACGGGACGAAGCTCGAACTCGGCGACACTGAATACCGCGCCCGCCTCGACAAGGGCGAGCAGCTCCCCCCCGAGGAGGCGAACTACGTCTACGCCGCGGGCGGCATCTTCCCCTGCATCGTCGGCACCGTCCTCCTCGTCGTCGGCTCGATGACCATCGCCCTCTTCCTCGGCGTCAGCTCGGCGATCTTCCTGAGCGAGTACAGCAAGCGGGGGCCGATCATCGCCGCCATCCGGCTCGCGATCCTGAACCTCTCCGGCGTCCCTTCCATCGTCTTCGGCCTCTTCGGGTACAGCCTCTTCTGCATCACCTTCGGCTGGCACACCTCGCTGATGGCGGGGTGGTTCACCCTCGCCTTCATGGTCCTCCCCGTCGTCATCACGGCGAGCGAGGAATCGCTCCAGGCCGTGCCTAAGGGCTTCCGCGAAGGCTCCCTCGCCCTCGGCGCGACCCAGTGGCAGACGATCTGGAACAACGTCCTCCCCTACGCCCTGCCCGGCATCCTCACCTCCTCGATCCTCGGCATCTCCCGCGTCGCCGGGGAGACCGCCCCGATCATGTTCACCGCCGCCTTCATCATGCGGGACAAGCTTCCCTGGCAGGTCGACCGGGCGATCGATTTCTTCTTCCAGGGCGTCATGGCCCTCCCCTACCACATCTACGTCGTCAGCTCGAAGGTTCCCCAGAACGCCTACACGGAGAAGGTCCAATACGGCACGGCTTTCGTCTTCCTCGTGGTCGTCGTCGGCATCGCGATGAGCGCCGTCTGGCTGCGGATCAAAATGCGGAATCGCTTTAAATGGTAA
- the pstB gene encoding phosphate ABC transporter ATP-binding protein PstB: MSPNLTPAPSLSSLGIDPAPARPIIEVDGVSFCYGSNETLHEISLNIPEKQVTAFIGPSGCGKSTLLRCLNRMNDLIDGTRVSKGEIRIDGTNINAADVDVIELRKRVGMVFQKSNPFPKSIYENVIYGLRIQGINDKRLFDETVEKSLRGAALWDEVKDRLHASALGLSGGQMQRLCIARTIAVNPEIILMDEPCSALDPIATIKVEELIHELKKQFTIVIVTHNMQQAGRCSDRTAFFYLGKLIEYDRTEKLFTNPTQKQTEDYITGRFG, from the coding sequence ATGAGCCCCAACCTCACCCCCGCACCCTCCCTCAGCAGCCTCGGCATCGATCCCGCGCCCGCGCGGCCGATCATCGAGGTCGACGGCGTCAGCTTCTGCTACGGCTCGAACGAGACCCTGCACGAGATCAGCCTGAACATCCCGGAGAAGCAGGTCACCGCCTTCATCGGGCCGTCGGGCTGCGGCAAGTCGACCCTCCTCCGCTGCCTCAACCGGATGAACGACCTCATCGACGGCACCCGCGTCTCCAAGGGCGAGATCCGGATCGACGGGACGAACATCAACGCCGCCGACGTCGACGTGATCGAGCTCCGCAAGCGGGTCGGCATGGTCTTCCAGAAGTCGAATCCCTTCCCGAAATCGATCTACGAGAACGTCATCTACGGCCTCCGCATCCAGGGGATCAACGACAAGCGCCTCTTCGACGAGACCGTCGAGAAGAGCCTGCGCGGCGCCGCCCTCTGGGACGAAGTGAAGGACCGGCTCCACGCCAGCGCCCTCGGCCTCTCCGGCGGCCAGATGCAGCGCCTCTGCATCGCCCGCACCATCGCGGTGAACCCCGAGATCATCCTCATGGACGAGCCCTGCTCCGCCCTCGATCCGATCGCGACGATCAAGGTCGAGGAACTGATCCACGAGCTGAAGAAGCAGTTCACCATCGTCATCGTCACCCACAACATGCAGCAGGCGGGCCGCTGCTCCGACCGGACGGCCTTCTTCTACCTCGGCAAGCTCATCGAATACGACCGGACCGAGAAGCTCTTCACCAATCCGACGCAGAAGCAGACGGAAGACTACATCACCGGCCGTTTCGGTTGA
- a CDS encoding TlyA family RNA methyltransferase encodes MKKVRLDQFLVERGLCESREKAQRAILAGEVWIGCHRGLKASQTVPPDAVVEVRGRDRYVGRGGHKLEGALAHFSIPTEGARCLDVGASTGGFTDCLLQHGAVRVVTIDVGTNQLHWKIRDDARVEAREGVNARGLTPADFPGDFPFDLAVGDLSFISLRLILPAVLPLLRPGGLACFLIKPQFEAGRGEVGKGGIVRDDAVRERVVTGLRAWAAETFPGVVDRGVVPSQLKGTDGNQEYLWALETGKNR; translated from the coding sequence GTGAAGAAGGTCCGCCTCGATCAATTCCTCGTGGAGCGGGGGCTCTGCGAATCCCGCGAAAAGGCCCAGCGGGCGATCCTGGCCGGCGAAGTCTGGATCGGCTGCCATCGCGGCCTGAAGGCCTCCCAGACCGTCCCTCCCGACGCCGTCGTCGAGGTCAGGGGCCGGGACCGCTACGTCGGGCGGGGCGGCCACAAGCTCGAAGGGGCCCTCGCCCATTTCTCGATCCCGACCGAGGGGGCCCGGTGCCTCGACGTCGGCGCCTCGACCGGGGGGTTCACCGATTGCCTCCTCCAGCACGGCGCGGTCCGCGTCGTCACCATCGATGTCGGGACCAATCAGCTCCACTGGAAGATTCGCGACGACGCGCGGGTCGAGGCGCGGGAAGGGGTCAACGCTCGGGGACTGACCCCCGCCGATTTTCCCGGCGATTTCCCCTTCGACCTCGCCGTTGGCGATCTCTCCTTCATCTCCCTGCGGCTGATCCTTCCCGCCGTGCTTCCGCTCCTCCGTCCCGGTGGCCTCGCCTGTTTCCTGATCAAGCCCCAGTTCGAGGCGGGCCGGGGCGAGGTGGGGAAGGGGGGGATCGTCCGGGACGACGCCGTCCGGGAGCGGGTCGTCACCGGCCTCCGGGCCTGGGCGGCGGAGACCTTTCCCGGCGTTGTCGACCGGGGCGTCGTCCCCTCCCAGCTGAAGGGGACCGACGGGAACCAGGAATATCTTTGGGCTTTAGAGACCGGGAAAAACCGGTAG
- a CDS encoding putative porin, which translates to MKNIFKSLALAFGVAALSASAMAQDSGPLLDALVKKGVLSDNEAEDIRVNLVKEYNTTSAGKLQIASFVKKLQLFGDARLRYQYQDLQSPRGGAAINGGGQMVDTINNRYRYRLRAGATYTYDSHWSATVRLETAAPNDSTNADFGNYWDKRGTDGTGVLSVGQVFLDYKTKFSVFDSSSTVPSGKSFTTVTDPGVDVGLNVRVGRGPKQIYLTEAFWDSDLNPEGIATELTFNNVGFDGLSFAARGAAYVTDNDNVAAGQIAADHNQIVDDDGGLLIAQIEGAYKVTGGYFKGTEVRIAPLYLQETGGDSNGFGAAATIGNGSSAQGVAGNANGTPLGQGNLKVIAVPAEVNFSLWKQSHKVYGTYGVNLDSNNRLHEMYAPGIAGFTGNHGQNTFWNVGYELGKLKKQGDWMFGAEWRWIEAASYTGALSDSDWANNALNVTGSVVSAGYNLTDAITLKTTWFHSTPIQAGRGGYNANNTVSANYTGVTTNAGTQDILQADISWKF; encoded by the coding sequence GTGAAGAATATCTTTAAGAGCCTGGCTCTTGCCTTCGGGGTTGCCGCCCTGAGCGCGAGCGCGATGGCGCAGGATAGCGGCCCGTTGCTCGACGCCCTCGTCAAAAAGGGTGTGCTGAGCGACAACGAGGCGGAAGACATCCGTGTCAACCTCGTCAAGGAATACAACACCACGAGCGCCGGCAAGCTCCAGATCGCCAGCTTCGTCAAGAAGCTCCAGCTCTTCGGAGACGCCCGCCTTCGTTACCAGTACCAGGATCTGCAGAGCCCCCGCGGCGGCGCGGCGATCAACGGCGGCGGCCAGATGGTCGACACCATCAACAACCGCTACCGCTACCGCCTCCGGGCCGGTGCGACCTACACGTACGATTCCCATTGGTCGGCCACGGTCCGTCTCGAGACGGCCGCGCCCAATGACTCGACGAACGCCGACTTCGGCAACTACTGGGACAAGCGCGGCACCGACGGTACCGGCGTCCTCTCGGTCGGCCAGGTCTTCCTCGACTACAAGACCAAGTTCTCGGTCTTCGACAGCAGCAGCACGGTTCCGAGCGGCAAGAGCTTCACGACCGTCACCGATCCCGGTGTCGACGTGGGCCTCAACGTCCGTGTCGGTCGCGGTCCGAAGCAGATCTACCTCACCGAGGCGTTCTGGGATAGCGATCTGAACCCCGAAGGTATCGCCACCGAGTTGACGTTCAACAACGTCGGCTTCGACGGCCTCAGCTTCGCGGCCCGCGGCGCGGCCTACGTCACCGACAACGACAACGTTGCCGCTGGCCAGATCGCTGCCGACCACAACCAGATCGTCGACGACGACGGCGGCCTCCTCATCGCCCAGATCGAAGGTGCCTATAAGGTCACCGGCGGTTACTTCAAGGGCACCGAGGTCCGCATCGCTCCCCTTTACCTCCAGGAAACGGGCGGCGACAGCAACGGTTTCGGCGCGGCCGCGACCATCGGCAACGGCAGCTCCGCCCAGGGCGTCGCTGGCAATGCCAACGGCACCCCCCTGGGTCAGGGCAACCTCAAGGTCATCGCGGTTCCTGCCGAAGTGAACTTCTCGCTCTGGAAGCAGAGCCACAAGGTCTACGGCACCTACGGCGTCAACCTCGACTCCAACAACCGTCTCCACGAGATGTATGCCCCTGGCATCGCCGGCTTCACTGGCAACCACGGCCAGAACACCTTCTGGAACGTCGGTTACGAGCTCGGCAAGCTGAAGAAGCAGGGTGACTGGATGTTCGGCGCCGAATGGCGCTGGATCGAGGCCGCGTCCTACACGGGTGCGCTCTCCGATTCCGATTGGGCGAACAACGCGCTCAACGTCACCGGCAGCGTCGTCTCGGCCGGGTACAACCTGACCGACGCGATCACGCTGAAGACCACCTGGTTCCACTCGACCCCGATCCAGGCCGGCCGCGGCGGGTACAATGCGAACAACACCGTCAGCGCCAACTACACCGGTGTGACGACCAATGCCGGCACGCAGGACATCCTCCAGGCCGACATCAGCTGGAAGTTCTAA
- a CDS encoding response regulator, with amino-acid sequence MNPASLPPVRVLLAEDDTISRMVVGRMAETLGCTCTQVGNGREALEALEATKVCPSGTYDLLLLDIEMPEMDGIEAAQAVKAHFDAHPPAGGKRPRVVALTGDLCETKLREYHRAGFDECLGKPLKIERLQALLDALPRVVPAE; translated from the coding sequence ATGAATCCCGCTTCCCTTCCTCCCGTGCGCGTGTTGCTTGCGGAGGACGATACCATCAGCCGGATGGTCGTGGGGAGAATGGCGGAAACGCTGGGCTGCACCTGTACCCAGGTGGGGAACGGGCGGGAGGCCCTTGAAGCCCTTGAGGCGACCAAGGTCTGCCCGTCCGGAACCTACGACCTCCTCCTCCTCGACATCGAGATGCCCGAGATGGACGGCATCGAGGCCGCCCAGGCCGTGAAGGCCCACTTCGATGCCCATCCGCCCGCCGGAGGGAAACGGCCCCGCGTCGTCGCGTTGACTGGCGACCTCTGCGAAACCAAGCTCCGGGAATACCATCGGGCGGGCTTCGACGAGTGCCTCGGCAAGCCGCTGAAGATCGAACGCCTCCAGGCCCTCCTCGATGCCCTCCCCAGGGTCGTTCCCGCGGAGTGA
- the phoU gene encoding phosphate signaling complex protein PhoU → MTPNFETNITKLRETLLMMASLTDRNLGLAMRALVQREEKLADTVESTDDEIDQLEISIDEQVIAFMATQAPVAKDCRFILVASKIGTNLERIADQAVGIARRSRELSAQPLLKPLIDIPRMATLATEMLRDAITAFVEEKPDLARDIVKRDKQIDEINRQLQREMTSFMLEDPSTITRAMNLSLVARNIERIADHAKNIAEEVYYLYRADDIRHSHQGKGEAVK, encoded by the coding sequence ATGACCCCGAATTTCGAGACCAATATCACGAAGCTGCGCGAAACCCTCCTCATGATGGCGAGCCTGACCGACCGCAACCTCGGCCTCGCCATGCGCGCCCTCGTGCAGCGGGAGGAGAAGCTCGCCGACACCGTCGAGTCGACCGACGACGAGATCGACCAGCTCGAGATCTCGATCGACGAGCAGGTCATCGCCTTCATGGCGACCCAGGCCCCCGTGGCCAAGGATTGCCGCTTCATCCTCGTCGCCTCGAAGATCGGGACGAACCTCGAGCGGATCGCCGACCAGGCCGTCGGGATCGCCCGCCGCTCCCGCGAGCTCAGCGCCCAGCCCCTCCTGAAGCCCCTCATCGACATTCCCCGGATGGCGACCCTCGCCACCGAGATGCTGCGCGACGCCATCACCGCCTTCGTCGAGGAGAAGCCCGACCTCGCCCGCGACATCGTGAAGCGCGACAAGCAGATCGACGAGATCAACCGCCAGCTCCAGCGCGAGATGACGAGCTTCATGCTCGAAGATCCCTCCACCATCACCCGCGCGATGAACCTGAGCCTCGTCGCCCGGAACATCGAGCGGATCGCCGACCACGCGAAGAACATCGCCGAAGAGGTCTACTACCTCTACCGCGCCGACGACATCCGCCACAGCCATCAGGGCAAGGGCGAGGCCGTCAAATAA
- a CDS encoding PTS sugar transporter subunit IIA has translation MLISDLLKTGQVNLQLKSTDGTGAIKEVAELLRDNPAVTSFDGFYEELEARERVETTCLGNGIAFPHARTDHIKTMVLAVGRSVEGIHFKSCNQIVHLLFTIGTPKRMATDYLSVVGGLARILKDPKLREALMSATQTSEFVAIIAAAEKKV, from the coding sequence ATGTTGATTAGTGACCTACTAAAAACAGGGCAGGTCAACCTTCAGTTGAAAAGCACCGATGGGACGGGTGCGATTAAGGAAGTCGCCGAACTTCTCCGGGACAATCCCGCCGTCACCTCTTTCGACGGGTTTTACGAGGAGCTGGAGGCCCGCGAACGGGTCGAGACCACCTGCCTCGGCAACGGCATCGCCTTCCCCCACGCGCGGACCGACCACATCAAGACGATGGTCCTCGCGGTCGGCCGCAGCGTCGAAGGGATCCACTTCAAGAGCTGCAATCAGATCGTCCACCTCCTCTTCACCATCGGGACCCCCAAACGGATGGCGACCGACTACCTCAGCGTCGTCGGCGGCCTCGCCCGCATCCTGAAGGACCCGAAGCTCCGCGAAGCCCTGATGAGCGCGACCCAGACTTCCGAGTTCGTCGCGATCATCGCCGCCGCCGAGAAGAAAGTCTAA
- the pstC gene encoding phosphate ABC transporter permease subunit PstC: MSDASKVSPLSFREAISRRTQKRIMGRTVDEWIATFFGSSATISILILFLIMALLVKEGIGFVPGNAFNLTIYRKAGLEYVDYLREQIDRHDSTGQVLQSIRTRETTVLLNQGRTLDQINADLAPFDAYSARYADAIAAHQAMLSDFTDAATSTKDLAHIAEEKRDKKEQFEKGGLKEEAAAIKIPVIDFRATTDPLRAAFPHYKELNASLVASLGDLLKEEPALPLPEDRAVFAKFKARVFADLSALPETERKMEQWNPDAPISWWRSVGEFVGGTRWVTASFWQDWYGALPLVIGSISVSLVALVIAVPLSLGAAVYINQIATAKEQSFIKPCIEFIAAIPSVVLGFFGIAILGTALREFSTLPWLSWVPGFPMAERLNIFTAGCLLALMAVPTIFTLAEDALNNVPKSFVEASVALGATRLQTITRIMVPAALSGIISAVLLGFGRVVGETMVVLLCVGGRTEIPDFIHHGLGAFFEPGHTMTGIIAQEMGEVVQGSLHYQALFMVGILLFLLSLVINGMAQLIARRFKIVSN; encoded by the coding sequence ATGAGCGACGCTTCCAAGGTCTCCCCCCTTTCCTTCCGCGAGGCGATTTCCCGCCGCACGCAAAAGCGCATCATGGGCCGGACCGTCGACGAATGGATCGCCACCTTCTTCGGCAGCAGCGCGACCATCTCGATCCTCATCCTCTTCCTCATCATGGCCCTCCTGGTGAAGGAAGGGATCGGCTTCGTCCCCGGCAACGCCTTCAACCTCACGATCTACCGCAAGGCGGGCCTCGAATACGTCGATTACCTCCGGGAGCAGATCGACCGTCATGACTCCACCGGCCAGGTCCTCCAGTCGATCCGCACCCGGGAAACCACGGTCCTCCTGAACCAGGGCCGGACCCTCGACCAGATCAACGCCGACCTCGCCCCCTTCGACGCCTACTCCGCCCGCTACGCCGACGCCATCGCGGCCCACCAGGCGATGCTTTCCGACTTCACCGACGCCGCGACCTCGACAAAGGACCTCGCCCACATCGCCGAGGAGAAGCGCGACAAGAAGGAGCAGTTCGAGAAGGGCGGCCTGAAGGAAGAGGCCGCGGCGATCAAGATCCCCGTCATCGACTTCCGCGCGACGACCGATCCCCTCCGGGCCGCCTTCCCCCATTACAAGGAACTCAACGCCTCCCTCGTCGCCTCTCTCGGCGACCTCCTGAAGGAGGAACCCGCCCTCCCACTTCCCGAGGACCGCGCCGTCTTCGCGAAGTTCAAGGCCCGGGTCTTCGCCGATCTCTCCGCCCTGCCCGAGACCGAACGGAAGATGGAACAGTGGAATCCCGACGCCCCGATCTCCTGGTGGCGCAGCGTCGGGGAGTTCGTCGGCGGCACCCGCTGGGTCACCGCCAGCTTCTGGCAGGATTGGTACGGGGCGCTTCCCCTCGTCATCGGCTCGATCTCGGTCTCCCTCGTCGCCCTCGTCATCGCGGTTCCCCTCTCCCTCGGCGCGGCAGTCTACATCAACCAGATCGCGACGGCGAAGGAACAATCGTTCATCAAGCCGTGCATCGAGTTCATCGCGGCGATCCCCTCCGTCGTCCTCGGCTTCTTCGGCATCGCGATCCTCGGCACCGCGCTGCGGGAGTTCTCGACCCTGCCCTGGCTCTCCTGGGTCCCGGGCTTCCCGATGGCGGAGCGGCTCAACATCTTCACCGCCGGCTGCCTCCTCGCCCTCATGGCGGTCCCGACGATCTTCACCCTCGCCGAGGACGCGCTGAACAACGTCCCGAAGTCGTTCGTCGAGGCCTCCGTCGCCCTCGGCGCGACCCGCCTCCAGACGATCACCCGGATCATGGTCCCCGCCGCCCTCTCCGGCATCATCTCGGCAGTCCTGCTCGGCTTCGGCCGCGTCGTCGGGGAGACGATGGTCGTCCTCCTCTGCGTCGGCGGGCGGACCGAGATCCCCGACTTCATCCACCACGGCCTCGGCGCGTTCTTCGAGCCCGGCCATACGATGACCGGCATCATCGCCCAGGAAATGGGCGAGGTCGTCCAGGGCAGCCTCCATTACCAGGCCCTCTTCATGGTCGGCATCCTCCTCTTCCTCCTCTCCCTCGTCATCAACGGCATGGCCCAGCTCATCGCGCGGCGTTTCAAGATCGTCTCGAACTAA
- a CDS encoding NAD(+)/NADH kinase — protein MKIGVVANQTKPGAAAVVVELHARAAEHGLAFFYDAETARLLNGKLGKARTKVKAKPVKGFPLPALARKVDLLLVIGGDGSLLRVVHEIYPSPVPLLGINLGRLGFLTALRRDELDTVFSALLEQRLRISPRLPLHVRIRSGKTRREIPCALNEIVLSRGGSRMALIRVEADGAFVNEYIADGLILATATGSTAYSLAAGGPILTPEAEGIFVNPICPHTLSNRGLLLSGKAAVKVTVPNQNQHLTLHYDGTAGGAIRSGDVVELRTAENPVNFAFLRERDFFHILREKLRWSGAALSAV, from the coding sequence ATGAAAATCGGAGTCGTTGCCAACCAGACGAAGCCCGGAGCGGCCGCCGTCGTCGTCGAACTCCACGCCCGCGCCGCCGAGCACGGTCTCGCCTTCTTCTACGACGCCGAGACGGCGCGCCTGTTGAACGGGAAGCTGGGGAAGGCCAGGACCAAGGTGAAGGCCAAGCCGGTGAAGGGCTTCCCCCTCCCGGCGCTCGCCCGGAAGGTCGACCTCCTCCTCGTCATCGGCGGGGACGGCTCCCTTCTTCGCGTCGTCCACGAGATCTATCCCTCGCCCGTCCCGCTCCTCGGCATCAACCTGGGCCGCCTCGGCTTCCTTACCGCCCTGCGGCGGGACGAGCTCGACACCGTTTTCTCCGCCCTCCTGGAGCAGCGCCTCCGGATCTCGCCCCGCCTTCCGCTCCACGTCCGCATCCGGTCGGGAAAGACGCGGCGGGAGATCCCGTGCGCGTTGAACGAAATCGTCCTGAGCCGGGGCGGCTCCCGGATGGCCCTGATCCGGGTCGAGGCCGACGGGGCGTTCGTGAACGAATACATCGCCGACGGCCTCATCCTGGCGACGGCGACCGGCTCCACCGCCTATTCCCTCGCCGCCGGAGGGCCGATCCTGACCCCCGAGGCCGAGGGGATCTTCGTCAACCCGATCTGCCCCCACACCTTGAGCAACCGCGGCCTCCTCCTCTCGGGGAAGGCCGCCGTGAAGGTGACGGTTCCCAATCAGAACCAACATCTTACGCTCCATTACGACGGCACCGCCGGGGGGGCGATCCGGTCGGGCGACGTGGTCGAGTTGCGGACGGCGGAAAACCCGGTTAACTTTGCCTTCCTCCGGGAACGCGATTTCTTCCACATTCTGCGGGAGAAATTGCGCTGGAGCGGAGCCGCCCTCTCTGCCGTTTGA
- a CDS encoding cupin domain-containing protein, with the protein MQGLPFASALSADEVIARLGMAPHPEGGHFIEIWRGPRKAGETPGGRPHASLIYFLLREGEVSHWHTIDAAEIWLWHAGAPLALSIAPAAGGEPAVHELGGAAFAFQAIVPEGAWQSARSLGTWSLVSCVVAPAFHYEGFRMAPPGWHPSLG; encoded by the coding sequence ATGCAGGGCCTCCCATTCGCTTCAGCTCTTTCGGCTGACGAGGTGATCGCGCGGCTCGGGATGGCTCCCCATCCCGAAGGGGGCCATTTCATCGAGATCTGGCGCGGACCGAGGAAAGCCGGGGAGACCCCGGGAGGCCGTCCCCATGCCTCCCTCATCTATTTCCTCCTCCGGGAAGGGGAGGTGTCGCATTGGCACACGATCGACGCCGCCGAAATCTGGCTCTGGCACGCGGGCGCCCCGCTCGCCCTTTCCATCGCTCCCGCCGCGGGCGGGGAGCCGGCGGTTCATGAATTGGGAGGCGCCGCTTTTGCCTTTCAGGCCATCGTCCCGGAGGGGGCCTGGCAGAGCGCTAGGAGCCTCGGGACGTGGTCCCTGGTTAGCTGTGTGGTCGCGCCCGCCTTTCATTACGAGGGGTTTAGGATGGCTCCCCCCGGTTGGCACCCCTCCCTCGGGTAA